In the Pocillopora verrucosa isolate sample1 chromosome 4, ASM3666991v2, whole genome shotgun sequence genome, TGATCGAAGGCCTTGTCAAATTAACACGTAGACAGGTATATTGTGGCTAACCAGCACTAAAAACAAATGGCCGAATTAGCTTTGGTAAGAATCTCCTTGAAATTAGTATGGGGACTGATCGCTAATCGAGCGATCGCTAGATTGGAAACTGGAAACCCAACCGATGAGAAGTTAAGGCAACTCTTATTGAGCGAATTCCGCAAACTTCATGAGGAACTCGATGCCTTGAGACGGAAAGAGCTTGTAGCTGCGGTAGCGTTTATGGAGAACGCTTACGAAATCTTGAACGATGACCCAGGAGAAGCAAGAAAAGAGTTCAACAAAGCGAGAGATGCAGCTCAAGTTGCCCTTGGCGTGGTGAAGGAGGTGAACGACAAAATCTTGGCAACTAAAATCATGATCGCGTCTGCCATTCACGAGTTTGTTGCGAAACCTGACGTCGCTGCCTCTTTGTGTATGAAGTACGTATCTCGCCTGAACTCCCTTCCTATGGTCGCGAACGCTTCTTGTGCTCAGATTTCACAGAAAATGGGTACAAAATGGCGTTGGGGAGGCAACGAGGCAAGGCAGGAAATGCTGGGTAAAATTTCGGAGGTTAACCGTTGTGTCTGGCATTTTGTCACAGATCAAACCAGCAGTAGTAAATATTTAGAGAGTGAATGCTCGCATATCAATGTCGAAGGAAGACTGGTGAACCCCATGACGGACTTCATCCTGTTACGTAGTCGTGTGGAGCTCACTACTTTGAAAGAGGGTTTTGGTACGCCCATTAGTATGGTAGTCGTGGAGAACAAGATGTTCTTCGCTCAGAGGCAAGTTGCCGCCTCAGGCGAAAGTGATGCTTTTCTTAGCAATGCCATCAAATCTTTAGATCTGGAAACTGGTTCTGTGTCAGAGTTGGTTGGCCATGCAGGGGTCGTCTTATGCCTAGCTGTGGCTGGGTGCCATGTGGTTTCTGGATCATTTGACAAGAATATCCTTATTTGGGATGCAAAATCCTGCAAGTGCTTGCACATTCTGACTGGTCATCAAGGGTCAGTCAAGTCATTAGCATTGAATGACTTGCACATATTCTCTGGTTCCACTGATTGTACCATCAAGGTTTGGGACAGAGTCACATTTGAATTACACCACACCCTCGAGGGGCACAGTACACCCATTTCAGCCTTGGCTGTTTCTAATCGGCATTTGTTCTCCACTGAAGTAAATGGACCAATCAAGTATTGGGACTTGAAGAAATTCATATGTCTGCATGATATCAAATCCCCTCAGAATGTTAGCAAAATGCACATCTTGAACAGCAATTTACTTGTGGCATTTGATCAGAAACTGTCAGTCATCAATTTGGGAAACTTAAAAGAAGTTGCTGTTTCTAAACACCCAGCAGAACTCTCCCTGACTATTGGAAGAAATCTTTGCACAGCAACAGAATCCACTCTGTCATTACTGGATTTACTTAACATGAAAATCATTGGATCAAAGGCTTTTGAAGTTAGAGAAGCACCATACAATGTCAAGTGCATGTATTATGATGAGATGGCAGGCTTCTTGTATGTCACTGCTTTGTGTACCATGGCCAACTCCAGGGAAAAATATGTTGTATTTAGACTTTAGTCTAGACCTCCTTCAACTCATCACTAAGTGAATTTGTAATTTCAGTCTTCTAattgcagaaatttaaaaatgatcaAATAGGATTTTCATTTGATAAGCTTACTTGGTATCTTTTAACCTCAATGGCAAAAGATTTAAACTAAGTGTAGTCCTTACTATTTGCCAAAGTCCATGTAGGAGTCACcaaaaattagcttttttttcttaacttgcTTTTTGGACTTCACCCAAATAGGAGGGGCCTGCCTATAGTCTAGAAGAAAACATACAGTGAGGTGTTCATCAGCAGACTACTTTTACAGACATAATTCCATAATGTGCAGAAAATTGCTGCTTGGATCATTTCATACAGTTACAGTAATTCCTTTgagttttttcaagaaaataagaaacatcATGTGGCCAGTGAGATTTTGTAAATTTCCACTCTCTTAGGTGTAACTTTCAACTTAGAATTCACTATTTTCAAGCTCatataaaaacttaaaatgttgaaatatttatcttgaTTCATGTACTAGGTCTAGCTGTTCCagaatcttaaataaaaaaaaacacaagaaaagaaaaagtaaataaaactacAGGAATTTTTGTTAGGGCCACTTGCAAAATTTCTTTGTGACTGCTGATTACTAACTAGATGAATCAGACCAGTGAAAATGATGGGaagttttttctattttaatgacATTTTCATTGTGATGTTCCTTCTAGAGTAGTCAATTGTGCTCTCTACAGCAACTGAAATTACTTTCAACTGTTAGAATACCTTTACATGATACAATAAACAACAGATATTgcaaaaataatcaaactatAAATTATGTTTATTAGTAACCTTACAACTTTCAGAGTTAGCTTTCTTGATTGTTTTGAAGGAGAATTAAATTGATCTGACCAGTGAAAGAGATGTTCTACAAGATATTTCTATAGTCTGTGATAATTACAATTGATCAATATGGGTGCTAAATTTTCCATCAATGAAGCAGTTTAAGACCtaatatttaattattcataGCAAACAAAGTgcaaatttctctctctttaaGAGAATACAGagtatgaaaaaataaaatatatatcctTCAACAATTCAAGATCTCAAAGAGGTTATCTTCTACTTCTACCTTTTGaattaataaagaattttaaagaaacaattttaacaaGGAAGGATGAGTTCTACAATGAATTTCCTCTAGCCATGGATTGTATCTAAATGAACTCTCAACTGATTATAACTTTTTCtctcccaagatttcattactaattctccttactgtaagtcatacaattcttataatgttagttaagataatttagtattggatcaactgatcaGCTcctaaatttgtatttttctttattctcatcacctgtctgcttgatattgtattattactgtaaggagaaatactgtcttggtcactcatgagagttaatgggttaatggACTATTATCACAGTTAACTCTTAAAATTGGAAAGCAAACTGGAAGCTGTATTCATACGAGCATAACTAGCAACAAATTCCTTCCTATCTTTTGGAGACATATTCTTATTAATAAGTAGACAAACACTTGTAGTATTTAACTTTAGTTCTCATTGAAAACTCTCTGACACACTATGTTATTGTGGAGCACACAACACTACACAGCACTTTTTTTAAATCCTAAATTGTTAGTCTGCCAATAGATCACACCATGATTCAATCAGAGTAACTTTCAAAACCAGCACTCTTTTTAAGTTTACAGTCTACAACTCTTTTGTTAGGGTTCGTTGAGTGTTCATTTTGAGAGTCTACCACTACAAAATTATCACTTGTAATTCTGCTAGAAAAATATTCCACTAATTCATGTTTCATAGATttgttgcaaaataaataataaactacAAGTTACTTCTGCAAACAGTTAATCAAATCCCACCAAGATAACCACTtcagccttaaccctttaactcctaagattagattgttaattctcccctctggctattacacatttccttgtaaataaaataatagaatttggtgttcaatctgAATAAAaccttctacctgatacatttaAGTACTCtaatacctgtttgctggatagcgTATGAATATTAatgggagaagtttcatgtgaaTCACTTCAGGGATTTAAAGGGTAAAGGCAAATCTTTTGACAAACCACACAGGGTTAGTAAATGTTATCTGtgctgaaacaacaaaaatatgtatgaaaaaaaattcagctcttgTCTGTTGACAAACTTGCAAACTCCATGACTAATAGatttgaaagcaaaacaataatttaactTACTCATCAAAGACACctcagaagaaggaaaatataACTCTGTATTTAGGTCTGAAGTGTAAACAGAGAGCTGTGACTGACTGACAATCATTACCCAAACACAACTTAAGAATACACTTCTGTACGTAAATCTCctagttttaaaattaaaaggaaatgacaGTACCTGTTACAATATGCCTCAACAAATTGTACGCTGAGAGGCAGATTGGAACCTTGGCAATACAGCTCTAACATGGCTACAATTCTAATTTCTTGCAACAGTTCTAACACACGTAgaacagaatttaaaaaaaattcaaatttagtgAAAGATTTGCTCATCAACTAATGATATACTGCCAGATTCAAGGCTAACATGTATCAAATGTAGTGCAAGGCTTTATAAAGGAGTATAAAGAAGCTACATCTTTAGTTTGTAATCCAGATAGTTTTAGACTTCACTTGCATtgatagggaaaaaaaattgtatactTTAATGTCCTTTGATGTATTTACCATTTCTTCTTATAATCATCAACACTAACTCCACCAGGGCCAAGGGCAACAACTAGGAGCAAACCACCAATAACTGAAGTGGTCTGGAAGAAGTCGTACTTTAAGAAATCTCTCAATGGTGACTGGGAGTGGTACATCCACCAAGGATTCAGATAAACATTGATTATGGCCAAAAGAAGCACTAACACCAATGACGCAAGTTTGGTCTTGTACCCTACAGCCACAAGGACCATCAGAATTGTACCAAATACGTCTTGCAAGATGTAGACGAAAGAAAATCTTAACTTGATCAGGGTTGCAAACATGAAACCAAGAAGAACGCGACCAGTTAGTTGAAGGTATGTTTTAGGGGTGTTCCCTCCCATGGTCGGCACTCCGGCAAACAGACTCTTCTGCTCAGACCGAGATTCGGCCAAGAGAAGTAACAAGGCACCGGCAAGAGcaaggtttctaaagaaagagagaaaataaaaatggagacgtcaaaacattgcaataactttttgtATCCAAGATACAAAATTAGTGTCAGCAGAGGATAACTCTGTCAAGCTGATAAGTTTGTCAATTTCTATCACTTTTCTTCCTGTTATTGCCTTGATATTGAGATGAACAGCTGCACGCTAGTCACTTTTGTCAGCAAATGGGATAATCCCTTCACTTCTAAGGTTATGGCAATTCTTTGCACTGTCtattatacatttcttaaactaaaaagtGCAGAATTTGGGAAATAATAAAACTATATCCCCAAATAACAGGGTagttaagtattatcaactgatttgatgaCGTAAAACTCTTTActgcggccaatttacgttatcaactcagctaaTAATACTtgattaccctgttacactttacaactgatgcagcaccacagtttctttggaaccttaccccctttattcatatatCCCcaaattgttactttttttctttcttatcaacttttgtttgaaaattaattgattttgcAAGGAGACATTTTTTGGTCAATCCTAGGCATGAAAGGCCTTGGAGCCAGTCAatgaaaaatattccttttaaaatcatttttatctgttttaaCACATAAATAGTGAATCAGAGGAAACAAACTTATGCAAGAAGCTTAATGGTTAAACAATAGAAGCATCTTTCCACTAATTGCCAGAGAGAGAACAAATAGTAACATTATCCTACCTgagcaaaaatttgaaatccCACAAGATACTGTATGCGAGggtctgtaaaagaaaaagagaaaaagaaaaagaaatgagcaATTAATAATTTTGGGTTGGAGCGCAAAAAGAACTTAATTCTAGGTTTGCATTAAATTACCGTAAATTATTGATTATACAGTTTGATCTCTCAAAGGCACTCGACAGAGTAAAATGAAAGAGATATAATTCCTTACAATTAGTTTCCTCTTCGAGTCGATGTAACCCGATATTGCAGAGACTTAAATAAGAAATAAGTATTTAAAATAGCTATTATAAAGACAGATTCACCATACATAGAAATCACTCTTTGTTGAGTGATCTTCTGGAGACGTATAGAGGAGTTTGAGggggaaaaaataaataaaaaaggtaTACACGAGAGAGGCAACACTTACTTGGACTACAATAACAGAAGATAACATTCCCACGGCGATTTCCACTTTTTGCCGGGATAACACCATTACACAACCCGCTAACTGGGCGACTAAATTGAAGAGAACGAACATGGTTCCGACGACTGTTCCACAATGCCACGTTTGATCCATGTAGTCACGCTGTTCATCCCACTGGAACCACATACGAAAGCCATCTTCGAAGAAAGTCGAAATCAAACAGAATCGCGCGACATGAGGAAGCACGTGTTTGCTGTTTCGAAGGATCTGATCGGCAATATCTTCTGCCTTGCTTATGTACTCGCTGTAAGGCGACGATCCCGCTTGGGAAGACTTAGACATCTTGTTTAGAATGAAGAGACAGCATAAGAAATGGCGGTAAGGATGTCCGCGCAGAAGACTGTAGACCATAATACGCCACGGGGTTTTGCCACGTACTCTTTTCTAGTTGACGTCACAACGAAGACCTCGTATCCggtttaattttgaaagaaacttgaGTGGATGGAAAGAGAGGCAGGTGTGCGATCAAAACATGAATT is a window encoding:
- the LOC131769479 gene encoding uncharacterized protein; the protein is MAELALVRISLKLVWGLIANRAIARLETGNPTDEKLRQLLLSEFRKLHEELDALRRKELVAAVAFMENAYEILNDDPGEARKEFNKARDAAQVALGVVKEVNDKILATKIMIASAIHEFVAKPDVAASLCMKYVSRLNSLPMVANASCAQISQKMGTKWRWGGNEARQEMLGKISEVNRCVWHFVTDQTSSSKYLESECSHINVEGRLVNPMTDFILLRSRVELTTLKEGFGTPISMVVVENKMFFAQRQVAASGESDAFLSNAIKSLDLETGSVSELVGHAGVVLCLAVAGCHVVSGSFDKNILIWDAKSCKCLHILTGHQGSVKSLALNDLHIFSGSTDCTIKVWDRVTFELHHTLEGHSTPISALAVSNRHLFSTEVNGPIKYWDLKKFICLHDIKSPQNVSKMHILNSNLLVAFDQKLSVINLGNLKEVAVSKHPAELSLTIGRNLCTATESTLSLLDLLNMKIIGSKAFEVREAPYNVKCMYYDEMAGFLYVTALCTMANSREKYVVFRL
- the LOC131769478 gene encoding surfeit locus protein 4 homolog, whose amino-acid sequence is MVYSLLRGHPYRHFLCCLFILNKMSKSSQAGSSPYSEYISKAEDIADQILRNSKHVLPHVARFCLISTFFEDGFRMWFQWDEQRDYMDQTWHCGTVVGTMFVLFNLVAQLAGCVMVLSRQKVEIAVGMLSSVIVVQTLAYSILWDFKFLLRNLALAGALLLLLAESRSEQKSLFAGVPTMGGNTPKTYLQLTGRVLLGFMFATLIKLRFSFVYILQDVFGTILMVLVAVGYKTKLASLVLVLLLAIINVYLNPWWMYHSQSPLRDFLKYDFFQTTSVIGGLLLVVALGPGGVSVDDYKKKW